A genomic stretch from Anopheles nili chromosome X, idAnoNiliSN_F5_01, whole genome shotgun sequence includes:
- the LOC128729075 gene encoding uncharacterized protein LOC128729075: MIGCRHDGNDAPCPTCGSYVHPRKSLELESLSDDESTTMDDGNAGYAGPSARPYIPASPSAPYTPEPAVNQSSIAEENAALAEENRKLTRSLLELQVETERLKQQQNLLSGLGRRRDSLSGLSSTSQPMGSMGQNSPAPSYRSTGNYTSGIVADVVREIRDICRVREDATFERLRNLQENHMWSINDTLQRLAKDVDTMQKSMSAARVDLEKLTGRVLQLESLVLPQATVCLGAQHSHAMPLSPMPMFGGNVQQALLLQQLQHQQQAGNQQQQQQQQQQHSPQTSAASQQQYHSFVGSERPVVSGSGTGSTSSTVSGVGKSLLRLNYGRIGTTEELFGGDTATELGNGTADLVGIPSGSSTSSSHEASSRALLLEKGEVELRRNLQDAIAAKNEQSQKIAHLQKVVYALQKKVDSQATDATSLGGGGGIGVIGPVTDL; the protein is encoded by the exons ATGATTGGGTGCAGGCACGACGGGAACGACGCACCGTGTCCTACATGCGGCAGCTACGTTCACCCTCG TAAGTCGCTAGAATTGGAGTCGCTGTCTGACGACGAATCCACCACGATGGACGACGGCAATGCTGGGTATGCGGGCCCTTCGGCGCGGCCCTACATCCCGGCCAGCCCTTCGGCACCGTACACGCCGGAACCGGCCGTGAACCAGAGCAGCATCGCGGAGGAAAATGCGGCCCTGGCGGAGGAAAACCGCAAGCTCACCCGTAGTCTGTTGGAACTGCAAG TGGAAACGGAGCGgctgaagcagcagcagaacctCCTTTCTGGGCTAGGCCGACGCCGGGACAGTCTCAGTGGGCTGAGCTCCACCAGCCAGCCTATGGGCAGTATGGGTCAGAACAGTCCTGCACCGTCGTATCGCTCGACAG GCAACTATACGTCCGGTATCGTGGCGGATGTGGTGCGCGAGATACGTGATATCTGCCGCGTCCGGGAGGATGCCACGTTCGAACGGTTGCGTAATTTGCAGGAGAACCACATGTGGTCGATCAACGATACGCTCCAGCGCCTGGCGAAGGATGTCGATACGATGCAGAAATCGATGAGCGCGGCCCGAGTTGATCTGGAAAAGCTAACGGGACGTGTTCTGCAGCTGGAAAGCTTGGTGTTGCCCCAGGCGACCGTTTGTCTGGGTGCGCAGCATAGCCACGCGATGCCGCTCTCACCGATGCCGATGTTCGGTGGGAACGTGCAGCAAGCCTTACTGctccagcagctgcagcaccaacaacaagcgggcaaccagcagcagcagcagcagcaacagcaacaacactcTCCGCAAACGTCCGCAGCATCCCAACAGCAATACCATTCGTTCGTCGGTAGCGAACGTCCTGTCGTAAGCGGTTCCGGAACaggcagcaccagcagcaccgttTCGGGCGTCGGCAAGTCATTACTCCGACTGAACTACGGCCGCATCGGTACCACCGAGGAACTGTTCGGGGGTGACACGGCAACCGAGCTAGGAAACGGAACAGCTGATCTCGTGGGTATTCCGTCAGGATCGTCCACCTCGTCCTCGCACGAGGCATCCTCGCGGGCGCTGTTGCTCGAGAAAGGCGAAGTGGAACTTCGACGAAACCTCCAGGATGCAATAGCGGCCAAAAACGAGCAGTCGCAGAAGATCGCTCA CCTGCAGAAGGTGGTTTACGCGCTGCAGAAGAAGGTCGATTCGCAGGCGACGGACGCGACTAGCTtgggtggcggtggaggcATCGGTGTGATCGGACCGGTAACCGATTTGTAG
- the LOC128729095 gene encoding pupal cuticle protein 36a: MKTFVLLSCCLVLASARPEAGYAYNRPSTGGSHGGGYASGGGGSFTSGGGGGGGGGGYSGGYTSGAGASFGGSAGGFGGSSFSSSGSSSSFGGAVGGFSGGNSFGGGGSSFGGGSFGGGSQQAIIQKHIYVHVPPPEPEEVRVQRPLQLAAPQKHYKIIFIKAPSAPSYQTPQIPLQPQNEEKTLVYVLVKKPDDQQDIVIPTAAPTQPSKPEVYFIKYKTQKESSVGASSGGFASAAGFGADLSGSLAGGDLGGHGSLVGGDLGGHGSGATAPAAQYGPPGKSGPY, encoded by the exons ATGAAGACGTTCGTGCTGTTGAGCTGTTGTTTGGTTCTGGCTTCCGCCCGACCGGAAGCAGGATACGCATACAATCGACCATCAACTGGCGGCTCGCACGGTGGCGGCTACGCATCCGGCGGTGGCGGCTCATTCACGtccggcggcggcggcggcggtggcggtggcggttaCAGCGGTGGCTACACGTCCGGGGCTGGGGCCAGCTTCGGTGGTAGCGCCGGAGGATTcggag GATCGTCCTTCAGCTCGAgcggttccagcagcagcttcggTGGTGCCGTAGGAGGTTTCAGCGGTGGTAACAgcttcggtggtggcggcagCAGCTTCGGCGGCGGTTCGTTCGGAGGCGGCTCCCAGCAGGCCATCATCCAGAAGCACATCTACGTGCACGTGCCGCCACCAGAGCCGGAGGAGGTGCGCGTCCAGCGCCCGCTCCAGTTGGCTGCCCCCCAGAAGCACTACAAGATCATCTTCATCAAGGCACCGTCGGCACCGTCCTACCAGACGCCGCAGATCCCGCTTCAGCCGCAGAACGAAGAGAAGACCCTCGTGTACGTGTTGGTGAAGAAACCGGACGACCAGCAGGACATTGTCATCCCGACTGCCGCCCCGACCCAACCGAGCAAGCCGGAGGTGTACTTCATCAAGTACAAGACGCAGAAGGAATCGTCGGTTGGTGCTTCGTCGGGAGGTTTCGCGAGCGCTGCTGGTTTCGGTGCCGACCTTAGCGGTTCGTTGGCTGGAGGTGATTTGGGAGGCCATGGTTCCCTCGTCGGTGGCGATCTTGGAGGGCATGGATCGGGTGCGACGGCCCCAGCTGCTCAGTATGGCCCACCTGGAAAGTCTGGCCCGTATTAA